One genomic region from Hemitrygon akajei unplaced genomic scaffold, sHemAka1.3 Scf000069, whole genome shotgun sequence encodes:
- the LOC140722086 gene encoding LOW QUALITY PROTEIN: NACHT, LRR and PYD domains-containing protein 3-like (The sequence of the model RefSeq protein was modified relative to this genomic sequence to represent the inferred CDS: inserted 1 base in 1 codon; substituted 1 base at 1 genomic stop codon) — MDTDLNSAISALLSNCEDHQLFRLTRFYMERLEQAIEEGVEGVGFMLMGEDHFTGPEYHSVTELAEKGNRAGASKLLLDLVMEKGSGARRVMWESFVKLHHHLPKLSRILNEIRERGDGQFAYMDTERSLSEVPKHLKDVQRKHMETLRTQTETLRVNTILMREKVKVFQLVDRYAELTVISTVRDRRLVEHELLARGRDHEEWRQKHLHRELEKLRTDQLFKKRFLQKLKRSVFRNKSGMSAAVAGVPGIGKTTMVQKIVYDWATGKIYQQFQFVFSFKFRDLNSINCRINLKELILHQYPYFGNILGEVWKHTEGLLFIFDGLDEFKDKINFVDGRRDTESQYTDPEFKCNVSDIVYSLIQGKLLPGCSVLVTTRPTELHLLEKADISVWAEILGFVGEERKEYFIRYFEDQTVAKAVFKHVKENEILYTMSYNPSYCWILALALGPFFTQRDRDPLRVPKTITQLYSYYIYNILKNHGREIENPRDVLHRAGQMAFRGVSEKKIVFTGGDLIRYNLQPSQFLSGFLMELLERHDSARSVVYTFPHLTIQEFVAAVAQFLNPHPGDILKFLTEVHSTTDGRFEVFLRFVAGLSSPMTARGLEEFLGPFPHQTTCRVIDWVKEEFKRQIRNTWSEAGRRSLLNTLHYLFESQNRGLAQAALGSVETLSFSGITLTPIDCVVLSHVIGLCDTIKHLDLQDCHIQCEGIQRLGPGLHKCQELRLGQNKLGDSGVKLVSEALRNPECKIQKLGLYDVGLTDFGAEDLAPAFSTNPSLTELNLGSNKLGDSGVKLVFAALKNPGCKIQKLWLRDVGLTDSDAEDLVSALSTNPSLTVLNLELNSLTDRSVPALCRLIRTLPSLELIEKIPLTTGGCAVQQSRSLQLAMAVRSDITSETRQLTSKITVIPLTHLCEIRFHTGEKPFTCLVCEKGFTQSSNLQSHQRVHTGERPXTCSECGKGFIRSSQLLAHQLVHTGEKQFTCSECGKGFTESSTLQTHLXVHTGERPFTCSESGTRFTHSSTLQSHQQVHTGEKPFLCSECGKGFTKSSHLKVHQQVHAGDRPFTCSVCGKTFTQSSHLQRHQQVHTAERPFTCSDCGKGFTQSPQSLAHQSVHTEEWPLL, encoded by the exons agtgtgactgagctcgcggagaagggaaaccgagcgggcgcttccaaactcctcctggatctggtgatggagaagggctccggggcccggagggtgatgtgggaatcctttgtgaaactacatcaccatttaccgaagctgagcagaatattgaatgaaatacgggaacgtg gtgACGGCCAGTTCGCCTACATGGACACTGAGCGGAGTTTATCTGAAGTGCCCAAGCATCTGAAAG ATGTTCAAAGGAAACACATGGAGACTCTGCGGACacagactgaaacactgagagtgaacacgatcctgatgagggagaaggtgaaagttttccagctggttgatcgatacgctgagctgacggtcatttctactgttcgagatcggagactggtggaacatgagctgctggcaagaggcagagaccacgaggagtggagacagaaacatctcCACAGAGAGCTGGAAAAACtccggactgatcagttattcAAGAAGAGGTTTCTTCAAAAATTGAAAAGATCTGTCTTTAGAAACAAATCCGGGATGtccgcagcagtggccggagtcccagggatcgggaaaacaacaatggtacagaagattgtttatgactgggccacggggaaaatataccaacagttccagtttgtcttcagtttcaaattccgggatttaaactccattaactgcagaataaaccttaaagaactgattctgcatcAGTATccctactttgggaatatcctgggaGAGGTCTGGAAACACACAGAGGGactgctgtttatattcgatggatTGGATGAATTCAAGGACAAAATCAACTTTGTTGATGGTCGGAGAGACACAGAATCACAgtacacagatcctgaattcaagtgcaacgtgtctgacattgtgtacagtttaatccagggcaagctgctcccagggtgttcagtgctagtgaccacccgccccactgagttacatttattggaaaaggcagacatcagtgtctgggctgaaatcctgggatttgttggtgaggaacgaaaggaatatttcatcaggtattttgaagatcagacggtggcaaaagctgttttcaaacacgtgaaggagaacgagatcctgtacaccatgagctacaacccctcctactgttggattctcgctctggcactgggccctttcttcacacaaagagacaGGGACCCACTACGAGtacccaagaccatcacccaactgtactcctactatatttacaacatcctgaaaaaccacggccgtgagattgagaacccccgtgatgtgttacacAGGgctggtcagatggccttcagaggagtgtccgagaagaagattgtgtttacaggtgGAGATTTGATCaggtacaatctgcagccttcccagttcctgtccgggttcctgatggagcttttggagagacaCGATTCTGCCCGgagtgtggtgtacacattcccacacctcaccatccaagagtttgtagctgcagtcgcacaattcttgaatccacatcccggggatatcctgaaattccttacAGAAGTCCAcagcacgacagatgggcgatttgaggtattcctccgttttgttgctggtctctcctccccaatgacagctcggggtctggaggagtttctgggtccatttcctcatcaaacaacctgccgggtgattgactgggtgaaggaggagtttaAACGGCAGATTCGAAACacatggagtgaagctggtagaaggagcctcctgaacacattgcactacctgtttgagtctcagaatcgtggattggctcaggccgcactgggatctgtggaaacactttcattcagtggaattactctgaccccgattgactgcgtggtcctgtctcatgtcatcggactctgtgacacaataaaacacctcgacctgcaggactgccacattcagtgtgaaggaatccagcggctgggacccgggctgcacaagtgccaggagttgag acttgggcagaataaactgggagattcaggagtgaaactggtgtctgaggctctgaggaacccggagtgtaaaatccagaaactggg gctgtacgatgtcggtctcacagattttgGTGCCGAAGATCTCGCCCCCGCtttcagtacaaacccatcactgacggagctgaacctgggtTCTAATAAActtggagattcaggagtgaaactggtgtttgcGGCTCTGAAGAACCCggggtgtaaaatacagaaactgtg gctgagggatgtcggtctcacagattctgatgccgaggatctcgtctccgctctcagtacaaacccatcactgacggtgctgaaCCTGGAGTTAAACTCGCTCACAGACCGATCCGTTCCCGCTCTCTGCCGCCTCATACGGACCCTCCCAAGTCTGGAGCTGATCGA gaagatcccactCACCACCGGAGGCTGTGCGGTGCAGCAGTCGAGGTCCCTGCAGTTGGCGATGGCCGTGAGGTCGGATATCACCAGCGAGACCAGGCAGTTGACCAGCAAGATCACCGTGATCCCGCTGACACACCTCTGCGAGATTCGGT ttcacactggtgaaaagccgttcacttgcttagtctgtgagaagggatttactcagtcatccaatctgcagagtcatcagcgagttcacactggagagaggc tcacctgctcagagtgtgggaagggattcattcggtcatcccaattactggcacaccagttagttcacactggtgaaaagcagttcacctgctcagaatgtgggaaaggattcactgagtcatccaccctacagacacacctgtgagttcacactggagagaggccattcacctgctcagaaagtgggacgagattcactcattcatccaccctacagagtcaccagcaagttcacactggggagaagccattcctctgctcagaatgtgggaagggattcactaaatcatcgcatctgaaggtacatcagcaagttcatgcTGGAgacaggccgttcacctgctcagtctgtgggaagacattcactcagtcatcccatctccagagacatcagcaagttcacactgcagagaggccattcacttgttcagattgtgggaaaggattcactcagtcaccccaatcactggcacaccagtcagttcacactgaggagtggccgttgttatga